CTGACGAGTAATATTTCGGTCGGAGCGCGCGGACGCCCCGACCGGGATCGGCCGCTTGAGGCGCCTATGCTGCCTGCAAGAGGCAGCCCGGAAATGACGATGCAGTAGGAGAGCCGGCGTGAGCTTGAGGATCGTTGTCACTGTGAAGTACGTGCCCGACGCCACTGGCGACCGGCACTTCGCCGATGACCTGACCGTCGACCGCGACGACGTGGACGGTCTGCTCTCCGAGTTGGACGAGTACGCGGTCGAGCAGGCCCTCCAGATCGCGGAGAACTACGACGGGGACGGCGACGCCGAGGTCACCGTCCTGACCATCGGCCCGGAGGACGCCAAGGACGCGCTCCGCAAGGCCCTGTCCATGGGTGCCGACAAGGCCATCCACGTCGAGGACGACGACCTGCACGGCACCGACGCCATCGGCACCTCCCTGGTGCTGGCCAAGGCGATCGAGAAGGCCGGCTTCGACCTGGTCGTCTCCGGCATGGCCTCCACCGACGGCACCATGGGTGTCGTACCGGCGCTGGTCGCCGAGCGTCTCGGTGTCCCGCAGGTCACCCTGCTGTCCGAGGTCTCCGTCGAGGACGGCGTGGTCAAGGGCCGCCGCGACGGCGACGCCGCCTCCGAGCAGCTCGAGGCGCAGCTCCCGGCGATCGTCTCCGTGACCGACCAGTCCGGCGAGGCCCGCTACCCCTCCTTCAAGGGCATCATGGCGGCCAAGAAGAAGCCGGTGGAGTCCTGGGACCTGTCCGACCTGGACATCGAGGCCGAGGAGGTCGGCTTGGACGGCGCGTTCACCAAGGTCGAGGCCGCGAACGAGCGCCCGGCCCGCACGGCCGGCACCATCGTCAAGGACGAGGGCGAGGGCGGCAAGCAGCTCGCTGAGTTCCTCGCGAGCCAGAAGTTCATCTAAGGCTCCGCAGTCGCTGACCGCCCCTCAACTTCTTTTCGCAGGAGAGCAATCCCATGGCTGAAGTCCTCGTCTATGTCGACCACGTGGACGGTGCCGTCCGCAAGCCCACCCTCGAACTGCTGACCCTGGCCCGCCGCATCGGCGAGCCCGTCGCGGTCGCCCTCGGTGGCGGCGCCGCCGACACCGCCGCCACGCTCGCCGAGCACGGCGCGGTGAAGGTCCTCACCCACGACGCGTCCGAGTACGCCGAGTACCTGGTCGTGCCGAAGGTGGACGCCCTGCAGGCCGCCTACGAGGCCGTCTCCCCGGCCGCCGTGCTGGTCCCGTCCTCCGCCGAGGGCAAGGAGATCGCCGCCCGTCTGGCGCTGCGCATCGGCTCCGGCATCATCACCGACGCCATCGACCTGGAGGCCGGCGACGAGGGCCCGGTGGCCACCCAGTCGGTGTTCGCCGCGTCCTTCACCACCAAGTCCCGCGTCATCAAGGGCACCCCGGTCATCACGGTCAAGCCGAACGCGGCCGCCGTGGAGGCCGCCCCGGCCGCCGGCGCGGTCGAGGCCCTGTCGGTGTCCTTCTCCGAGAAGGCGACCGGCACGAAGGTCACCGCGCGTACGCCGCGTGAGTCGACGGGCCGTCCGGAGCTGACCGAGGCCGCGATCGTGGTCTCCGGCGGCCGTGGTGTCAACGGCGCCGAGAACTTCTCGATCATCGAGGCGCTCGCCGACTCCCTCGGCGCGGCCGTCGGTGCCTCGCGTGCCGCCGTGGACGCCGGCTGGTACCCGCACACCAACCAGGTCGGCCAGACCGGCAAGTCGGTCTCCCCGCAGCTGTACATCGCCAACGGCATCTCCGGCGCGATCCAGCACCGCGCCGGTATGCAGACCTCGAAGACGATCGTTGCCGTCAACAAGGACGCCGAGGCCCCGATCTTCGAGCTGGTCGACTACGGCGTGGTCGGCGACCTCTTCGACGTGGTCCCGCAGCTGACCGAGGAGATCAAGGCCCGCAAGGGCTGAGCCCCGGCTCCTCCACGAGGCCCCCATGACCTGCGCGGTCATGGGGGCCTCGGTGCATTCTGGTGACGTGCCCACGGCCGCCGTTCCACTGTCCGAGCGGGTGTTGACCAGCGGGAACCTCCCGGATAACTTCATTCTACGGATTGTTGATTCCGTACAGCGGAAAATTGGAGGGTGTGGGATGGGCCAGCAGGAGAAGGTGACGACGAGCCTCGCGGGCGCCGTCAGCGAGGAGATCAGCGCCTCCCTGGCACCGGTCGACGCGGAGCTGGAGCGCCGCTACCCCGGAGACCCCGGCACCCGGCAGCCCGTGCACACCGTCTACGTCCCCGGTGACGCCTTCGCCGCCGACACCATCCGCTCCTGGGGCGACCAGGCCCTCGCGGCCCTCGACGCACACGCCCCGGACGCCGCCTCCTTCGCGGCGGTCCTCGGCCTGTCCGACGAGCTCGCCGAGCCGGTCTACTCCCGCGTCCGCGCCAAGCTGGAGCGCGAGCCGATCGAAGACCTGCGCGTCGACTTCGAGGACGGCTACGGCCCCCGCCCCGACGCCGAGGAGGACGCCACGGCGGCCCGCGCCGCCCGGCTGATCGCGCAGGCGTACGACAACGGCACGGCGGCGCCGTACATGGGCATCCGCATGAAGTGCATGGAGGCGGCGGTACGCGACCGGGGCATCCGCACCCTCGACGTCTTCCTCACCGGCCTGATCGAGGCGGGCGGCCTGCCCGACGGACTGGTCCTCACCCTGCCGAAGGTGACCTACCCCGAGCAGGTCAGCGCGTTCGTGCGGCTGCTGGAGGCCTTCGAGAAGGTGCACGGACTGGACGCGGGCCGGCTCGGCTTCGAGATCCAGATCGAGACCAGCCAGTCCATCCTCGCCACCGACGGCACCGCCACCGTCGCCCGGATGATCACGGCCGCCGAGGGCCGCGCCACCGGGCTGCACTACGGCACCTTCGACTACAGCGCCTGCCTCGGCGTCTCCGCCGCCTACCAGGCCAGCGACCACCCGGCCGCCGACCACGCCAAGGCGATCATGCAGGTCGCGGCGGCGGGCACCGGCGTACGCGTCTGTGACGGCTCGACCAACATCCTGCCCGTCGGCCCGACCGGGAAGGTCCACGACGCCTGGCGGCTGCACTACGGCCTCACCCGCCGCGCGCTCGCCCGCGCCTACTACCAGGGCTGGGACATGCACCCCGGCCACATCCCGACCCGCTACGCCGCCGTCTTCGCCTTCTACCGCGAGGGCTTCGAGCAGGCCGCCGCCCGGCTCGCCCGGTACGCCA
Above is a genomic segment from Streptomyces fodineus containing:
- a CDS encoding DUF6986 family protein; the protein is MGQQEKVTTSLAGAVSEEISASLAPVDAELERRYPGDPGTRQPVHTVYVPGDAFAADTIRSWGDQALAALDAHAPDAASFAAVLGLSDELAEPVYSRVRAKLEREPIEDLRVDFEDGYGPRPDAEEDATAARAARLIAQAYDNGTAAPYMGIRMKCMEAAVRDRGIRTLDVFLTGLIEAGGLPDGLVLTLPKVTYPEQVSAFVRLLEAFEKVHGLDAGRLGFEIQIETSQSILATDGTATVARMITAAEGRATGLHYGTFDYSACLGVSAAYQASDHPAADHAKAIMQVAAAGTGVRVCDGSTNILPVGPTGKVHDAWRLHYGLTRRALARAYYQGWDMHPGHIPTRYAAVFAFYREGFEQAAARLARYANRSGGDVMDEPATAKALSGYLLRGLDCGALDIAEVARRTGLTRADLEGFAAPRRGDLTASAK
- a CDS encoding electron transfer flavoprotein subunit beta/FixA family protein; this translates as MSLRIVVTVKYVPDATGDRHFADDLTVDRDDVDGLLSELDEYAVEQALQIAENYDGDGDAEVTVLTIGPEDAKDALRKALSMGADKAIHVEDDDLHGTDAIGTSLVLAKAIEKAGFDLVVSGMASTDGTMGVVPALVAERLGVPQVTLLSEVSVEDGVVKGRRDGDAASEQLEAQLPAIVSVTDQSGEARYPSFKGIMAAKKKPVESWDLSDLDIEAEEVGLDGAFTKVEAANERPARTAGTIVKDEGEGGKQLAEFLASQKFI
- a CDS encoding electron transfer flavoprotein subunit alpha/FixB family protein — its product is MAEVLVYVDHVDGAVRKPTLELLTLARRIGEPVAVALGGGAADTAATLAEHGAVKVLTHDASEYAEYLVVPKVDALQAAYEAVSPAAVLVPSSAEGKEIAARLALRIGSGIITDAIDLEAGDEGPVATQSVFAASFTTKSRVIKGTPVITVKPNAAAVEAAPAAGAVEALSVSFSEKATGTKVTARTPRESTGRPELTEAAIVVSGGRGVNGAENFSIIEALADSLGAAVGASRAAVDAGWYPHTNQVGQTGKSVSPQLYIANGISGAIQHRAGMQTSKTIVAVNKDAEAPIFELVDYGVVGDLFDVVPQLTEEIKARKG